The sequence AGGGCCCGCTGACCGCGGGGCAGTTGAAGCAGCTGACGGGGCTGTCCCGGCCGACGGTCGCCGATCTCGTCGAACGGCTCGGCGCGGCCGGGCTGATCACCGTCGTGGGGGAGTCCGGCGCGGCCCGCCGGGGACCGAACGCCCGGCTCTACGGCATCGCCGCCGACCGCGCCCATCTGGCGGCGCTCGATGTGCGCACCGAGGGGGTCGTCGTGCTGGTCGCCGACCTGGTGGGGCGGGTGCTCGCGGAGGCGTCCGTGCCGATCGAGGGGGACACCGGGACCGGGCCCGCGGTGCGGCGGGTGGTGGCGGCGGTGGCGGGGGCCGTCGGGCGGGCCGGCGTCGAGGGGCTGCACACGGCCGGCATCGGCGCGCCGGGCCTCATCGACCCGGCCACGGGTGACCTGCGCGACTCCGCGGGGCTGCCCGCGTGGCACCGCAGCCTGTCCGCCGCCCTCCAGGAACGGCTGCCGGGGGCCCGCGTCACCGTGGAGAACGAGACCAACCTCGCCGCCCTCGCCGAACAGCGCGAGGGCGCCGCCCGCGACCGCGACACCTTCGTCCTCCTCTGGCTCGGCCACGGCACCGGCGCGGCGGTCGTCCTCGACGGCACCCTGCGCCGCGGCGCCTCCGGCGGCACCGGCGAGATCGGCTTCCTCCCGGTGCCGGGCACCCCCACGCTCCCCTCCGCCACGGACTGCACGGGCGGCTTCCACACACTGGCGGGTGCGGCGGCGGTCGTCTCCCTCGCCGGGGAACACGGCCTGCCGACACCGACGACACCGGACGGCCCCGGGGCGGCGGGGGTCGTGCGGTGGGCGGTGGAGCGGGTCACGGCGGCGGGGGAGTCCGGCGGGCTGGGCGGGCCGGAACAGAAGGGGGAGCCGGCGAGGGAGTTCGCGGGGGCGGCGGAGGAGGGGAAGCCGGTGACGGGGTTCGCCGGGACGGCGGCGGAGGCCGACGCCTGTGCGCGCTTCCTCTCCGCCCTCGCCGACCGTCTCGCCATCGGCGCCGCCTCCGTCGTCGCCGTGCTGGACCCCGGCTGCGTGGTGCTCGGCGGAGAGATCGGCCACGCCGGGGGCGATGTGCTCGCCGGGCTCGTGGCGGAGCGGCTCGGGGCGATGTCGCCCCTGCCCACCGAGGTCCGCGTCGGCGCACTCGGTGGCTCCGCCGTCCTGCGGGGCGCCCTGCTGACGGCCCGCGACCAGGCCCAGGACGAGCTGTGGTCCGCCCCGCTCCGGTCACCGGTCCCGTCGTAGCGGCGCCGGCCGGACCGGACCCACGGGCCGGATCCCGTCGGCGGACCGCGCCCGGACAGGGCGCGAGGGCGAGACGCGGCATCGCCCCGGTTCCGGAGGGCTGGGCGACCCGGCGGCGGGCAAGGGCCGTCGTCACCGCCGCCGGGCCCGATCGGCACCCTAAAAGGACTAGACCATTACGGTCAATGGGGCTGGAGGGGCCAACCCGCACCGAAGAGGGGGGAGTTGGGGGCGGGGCTCGCGGCGCCCGCCTCCGGGGGGTACGGAGTGTGAGCGAGCCCACACGGACCCCCTGTCGGCGCGGCCGCCCGGCGTGGCACACTGGCCGTGTACCAGAAGCAGCGCACTCCGGGGTCGGTGAAAGTCCGAACCGGCGGTTACAGTCCGCGACCCGGTCGCCTCCAGCGACCGGTTGACCAGGTGAAATTCCTGGACCGACGGTTAAAGTCCGGATGGGAGGCAGTGCGCGGCGGGCGGGCATGCGTTCCGTGTGCGCGCCGCCGTATCCGGTCTCGTCCGTATCCGGACGGGCCCTTTTCGGCGACGCCCCGAGTGTGTGCTCACCCGTAGATTCTGTCGTCCGTCGACAGGCCCCGGAGTCCGTGCCCCATGAGGCAGGAGGACCCGGGAAGTGTTCACCGGAATCGTCGAAGAGCTGGGTGAGGTCACCGCCGTCGAGAACCTCGGCGACGCCTCCCGTTTCCGGCTCCGCGGCCCCGTCGTCACCGACGGCGCCCGGCATGGCGACTCCATCGCCGTGAACGGGGTCTGTCTCACCGTCGTCGACCACGAGGGCGACGAGTTCACCGCCGACGTCATGGCCGAGACCCTGAAGCGCTCCAGCCTGGGCGCGCTCACCACCGGCTCCCGCGTCAACCTCGAACGCCCCACCGCCGTCGGCGCCCGTCTCGGCGGCCACATCGTGCAGGGCCATGTCGACGGCACCGGCGAGGTCCTGGAGCGCACGGCCTCCGAGCACTGGGAGATCGTGAAGATCTCCCTGCCCGCCGGCCTCGCCCGCTACGTGGTCGAGAAGGGCTCCATCACCGTCGACGGCATCAGCCTCACCGTCGTGGACGCCGGCCCCGGCCACTTCACCGTCAGCCTCATCCCCACCACCCTCGCCCTGACCACGCTCGGCGTGAAGCAGCCCGGCGACCCGGTCAACCTCGAGGTGGACGTCATCGCCAAGTACGTCGAGCGCCTCCTCACGGTGGGCCGCGCCGACGGGAGCGGACAGGAGGCCGGCCGGTGAACTCGCTGAACACCGAGGCGTTCACCCTCTTCGGACAGCACATCCTGTGGTCCGACATGACCGGCAACATCCTCGGCCTGATCGGACTCGTCCTCGGCTGGCGCCGCTCCCTGTGGAGCTGGCCGGTGCAGTTCGTCTCCGGCCTGGTCCTCTTCGCCGCCTTCTACGGCCACCTCACCGGCAGCGCCGGCAAGCAGGCCGTCGTCATGGTCGTCGCCCTCTACGGCTTCTGGCAGTGGAACCGCGGCCGGGGCGGGACCGGCGACGGCCACATCTCTCCCCGCTTCGCCACCTGGCGCGAGCGCGCCGCCCTGATCGGCGCCGCCGCGATCGGCACCGTCGCCGTCGCCCTGCTGTTCACCGCGTTCCCGGAACTGTCCTGGGACCCCTGGCCGGACGCCTACATCTTCGTCGGCACCGTCGTCGCGATGTACGCGCAGGCCAAGGGCATGGTCGAGTTCTGGTTCGCCTGGCTGCTCGTCGACGTCGTCGGCGTCCCCCTCAACTTCACCAACGGCTACGCCTTCTCCGGCTTCGTCTACGTCATCTACGGCGCACTCGTCCTGTGGGGCATGCGCGACTGGTGGCTGCGCTCCCGCAAGAGCACGCGGCCCGCTCTGGAAGGAGCACCGGCATGACCTCGGCCACCCCGCTCTACGACCCCTACTCCTACTCCTACGACGGCGACAGCGTCGAGGAGTTCACCCTCGACCCCGTCGGGCAGGCCGTCGCCGACATCGCCGCCGGGCGCCCCGTGATCGTCGTCGACGACGAGGACCGGGAGAACGAGGGCGACCTCGTCATCGCCGCCGAGAAGGTGACCCCCGAGATCGTCGCCTTCATGATGAGCGAGTGCCGGGGCCTGGTCTGCGCCCCCATGGAGGCCGCGGAACTCGACCGGCTGCGGCTGCCGCAGATGGTCGAGGACAACACCGAGTCGATGAAGACCGCCTTCACCGTCTCCGTGGACGCCTCCGGCGCGCACGGCGTGACCACCGGCATCTCCGCCGCCGACCGCGCCACCACCCTCCAGCTGCTCGCGAGCGGCACCGCGGGGCCCGCCGACTTCGTGCGCCCCGGCCATGTCTTCCCGCTGCGCGCCCGGCCCGGCGGTGTCCTGGAGCGCAACGGCCACACCGAGGCCGCCGTCGACCTCGCCCGGCTCGCGGGGCTGCGCCCGGCCGGCGCCATCGTGGAGATCGCCGGTGAGGACGGCCGGATGCTGCGGCTGCCCGAGCTGATCCCGTTCGCCCGCAAGCACGGCCTGACGATCATCTCCATCGAGGACCTGATCGCCCACCGCCGCGGCACCGAGCCCACCGTCCGCCGCGAGGCCGAGACCCTGCTGCCCACCCGGCACGGCACCTTCACCGCGCACGGCTACCGCTCCACCGTCGACGGCGTCGAGCACGTCGCCCTCGTCCACGGCGAGATCGGCACCGGCGAGGACGTCCTGGTCCGGGTGCACTCCGAGTGCCTCACCGGCGATGTCTTCGGCTCGCTGCGCTGCGACTGCGGCCCCCAGCTGGACAGCTCCCTCGCCCGCATCCAGGAGGAGGGCCGCGGCGTCGTGGTCTACCTGCGCGGGCACGAGGGCCGCGGCATCGGCCTGCTGTCCAAGCTGCGCGCCTACGAACTCCAGGAGCGGGGCCGTGACACGCTCGACGCCAACCTGGAACTCGGCCTGCCCGCCGACGCCCGCGACTACGGGGCCGGCGCCCAGATCCTCGCCGACCTCGGCGTGCGCAGCGTCCGGCTGATGACCAACAACCCCGACAAGGCCGACGCGCTGGAGCGCCACGGCGTGCGGGTCGCCGGGCGGGAGCCGATGCCGGTCCAGGCGGGCGAGCACAATCTGCGCTATCTGCGCACCAAGCGGGACCGGATGGGCCACGACCTGCCCTGGCTGGACACCCCGGCCACCTGCCCGAACCAGTAGAACCAGTAAGCAAGCAACACCGGCGAGAAGGCACTTAGGAGAGACGTGAGCGGCAAGGGTGCACCGGAACTGTCCGTACGCAACGTCGGCGACCTCAGGGTCGCCGTCATCGCGGCGCAGTGGCACGAGAAGGTGATGGACGGTCTGGTGAACGGCGCCCTGCGCGCCCTCGGCGACCTCGGGATCGACGAGCCGACCCTGATCCGGGTCCCCGGCAGCTTCGAGCTCCCGGTCGCCGCCAAGGTGCTGGCCGCGCGCGGCTACGACGCGGTGGTCGCCCTCGGCGTCGTCATCCGCGGCGGCACCCCCCACTTCGACTACGTGTGCCAGGGCGTCACCCAGGGCCTCACCCAGGTCTCCGTGGAGACCGGCGTCCCGGTCGGCTTCGGCGTGCTCACCTGCGACACCGAGGAGCAGGCCCTGGACCGGGCCGGCATCGAGGGCTCCAGCGAGGACAAGGGCCACGAGGCGGTGATCGCGGCGGTCTCGACGGCCGCGACGCTGCGTTCGGTATCCGAACCCTGGCACTGAGGCGCCGGTCGGAGCGCGTAGGGTGAGGACCACCATGTCCAAGAAGACGTTCGAGGAGCTCTTCACCGAGCTCCAGCACAAGGCCGCCCACGGCGATCCCGCCACCTCCCGCACCGCCGAACTGGTCGGCAAGGGGGTCCATGCCATCGGCAAGAAGGTCGTCGAAGAGGCCGCCGAGGTCTGGATGGCCGCCGAGTACGAGGGCAAGGAGGCGGCAGCCGAGGAGATCTCCCAGCTGCTGTACCACGTCCAGGTGATGATGGTCGCCCGCGGGATCTCCCTGGACGACGTCTACGCCCACCTCTGACCGAACCGCCGCGCCGTGCCGCGGCACACCGCACCAGCCCCCTTCACCGCAAAGGAAGCCGTCCTCATGCTGCGCATCGCCGTCCCCAACAAGGGTTCCCTGTCCGGCCCTGCGGCGGACATGCTGCATGAGGCCGGCTACCGGCAGCGCCGGGAGACCAAGGAACTGCGGGTCGTGGACCCGGGCAACGAGGTCGAGCTGTTCTACCTCCGCCCCCGCGACATCGCCATCTACGTCTCCTCCGGCCGCCTCGACATCGGCATCACCGGCCGCGACCTGCTGGTCGACTCCGGCGCGGACGCCGAGGAGATCCTGGCGCTCGGCTTCGCCCGCTCCACCTTCCGCTACGCCGGCAAGCCGGGCACCGCGACCGGCGTCGAGGACCTGAAGGGCCGTACGGTCGCCACCTCGTACGAGGGCATCGTCGCCCGGCACCTCGCCGACAGCGGCGTCGACGCCTCCGTCGTCCACCTGGACGGCGCCGTGGAGACCGCGATCGAGCTGGGCGTCGCCGAGGTCATCGCCGACGTCGTGGAGACCGGCACCAGCCTGCGCAACGCGGGCCTGGAGGTCTTCGGCGAGCCGATCATGAAGTCCGAGGCCATCGTGGTCCGCCGCACCGGCGCGGACACGGAGGAGCCCAGGGTCCAGCAGTTCCTGCGCCGCCTCCAGGGCGTCCTGGTCGCCCGGACGTACGTGATGATGGACTACGACTGCCGGGTCGAGCAGCTGGAGAAGGCCGTCGCCCTCACCCCCGGCCTGGAGTCCCCGACCGTGTCCCCGCTGCACAACGAGGGCTGGGTCGCGGTCCGCGCCATGGTCCCCGCCAAGGAGGCGCAGCGGATCATGGACGACCTCTACGCCATCGGCGCCCGCGCCATCCTGACCACGGCCATCCACGCCTGCCGCCTCTGAGGGGTATGTGATGTCCGACCTGCCGACCCTGCCCAGCCTCCCCGTCACCTTCCGGCCGGGCCACACCCGGGCCGTCCTGCTCACCGCCGCCGTGGCGATCTTCCTCACCATCTCGGCGGTCGCCCTGCTCCTGGAGGGCCTCGGCCCGGGGGAGCGGATGAGTTTCGTGGTCACCGGGGCGCTGATCTTCTGGGTGCTCGCCCAGCTGGCCCGGATCAAGGTGGTCGCCGACGAGAGCGGCGTCACCGTCGTGAACATCGCCAGCAGGCGGCGCCTGGACTGGGCGGAGATCCTTCAGGTGAACCTCCGTCCGGGCGATCCCTGGGTGTTCCTCAACCTCAGCGACGGCACCAGCCTGCCCGCGCTCGGCATCCAGCCGGGCATCGCCAGGCAGCGGGCGATCGCCGACGCCAAGGCGCTGCGGGCGCTCGCCGAGGCCCGCTCGGCCGTCCGCCCGGGGGAAGATCAGGGCTGACCCGGGGGCGACTCCGGGTCGCCCACCCTGCCCGCCCGGCCCCGGTCTTGATTAACCTGGTGGGCGGAGGCCGCGCCGATCGCGCCTCCGCCCCTGTGCGCCGCCCGGTGCCAGGGGTTCCTGCGACCCGAGGAGTGAATCCCCCCGGCGATGGACGGATCGTCCTGTAGTACCTGCGCCGCCCCCACCCGACATACCGGGGAGGCGGCGGCATCGTGACCACCCCTCTGCTGCTCCTCGCAGCCGCGTTCGTGCTGATCCTGGCCAACGGATTCTTCGTGGCCGCCGAATTCGGTCTGGTGACGGTCGAGCGCCCCGAGGCCGAGAAGGCCGCCGCCGACGGCGACAAGCGCGCTCGTACGGTCGTGGAGGCGCTGAAGGAACTCTCCTTCCAGCTCTCCGGCACCCAGCTCGGCATCACCATCACCTCCCTGGTCGTCGGCATGCTCGCCGAACCCGCCCTGGGCCGGCTGCTGGGCGCCCCGTTCGCCGCGCTCGGCCTGCCCGACGGCATCGCCTCCGGTGCCGCCGTGCTCGTCGGCATGCTGCTGGCCTCCGCGATCCAGATGGTGATCGGCGAACTGGTGCCCAAGAACTGGGCGGTCTCCCGGCCGCTCCAGGTCGCGCGCTTCGTCGCGGGCCCCCAGCATCGGTTCTCCCGGCTGTTCCGGCCGGTGATCGCCGCGCTCAACACGGTCGCCAACCGGCTGGTCCGCGCCCTCGGCGTCGAACCCGCCGACGAACTGGCCTCCGCCCGCACCCCCGGCGAACTGGTCTCCCTGGCCCGGCACTCCGCGCAGGCCGGCGCCCTGGAGCAGGACACCGCCGACCTGTTCGTACGCACCCTCTCGCTGGGCGAGCTGACCGCGCAGCACGTGATGACCCCGCGCGTGAAGGTCAGCGCGCTCCAGGACTCGGCCACCGCCGAGGACGTGGTCAACCTCACCCGGGCCACCGGACTGTCCCGCTTCCCCGTCTACCGGGAGAAGATCGACGAGATCGTCGGCATGGCCCACCTCAAGGACGCCCTCGCCGTCCCGGCGCACGACCGGCTGCGCACCCCGGTCGGCCGCATCGCCCGCCCCGCGCTGCTGGTCCCCGAGACCCTGCCCGTCCAGCCCCTGCTGGCCCGGCTGCGCAGCGAACAGCCCATCGCGGTCGTGGTGGACGAGTACGGCGGCACGGCCGGCGTGGTCACCCTGGAGGACATCGTCGAGGAACTGGTCGGCGAGGTCCGCGACGAGCACGACGCCAAGGACGTGCCCGAGCTGGCCGCCGCCCCGCCCGAGGACGGCAGGCCCGCCTGGGACGTGGCCGGCAGCTGCCGGGTCGACATCCTCCAGCGCATAGGCCTGGACGTGCCCGAGGGGCCGTACGAGACCGTCGCCGGACTGGTCGCCGATCTGCTCGGCCGGATCCCGGCCCCCGGCGACCGGGCCGAACTGCCCGGCTGGCGGCTCGCGGTCCGCCAGGTCGGCCACTACCGCGCCGAACGGGTCCGCCTGGTCAGGACGGCCCCGGCGGCGAACATCGCGGAGGCCGCCCGATGAGCGTGCTCCAACTGG is a genomic window of Streptomyces sp. WP-1 containing:
- a CDS encoding phosphoribosyl-ATP diphosphatase, with translation MSKKTFEELFTELQHKAAHGDPATSRTAELVGKGVHAIGKKVVEEAAEVWMAAEYEGKEAAAEEISQLLYHVQVMMVARGISLDDVYAHL
- a CDS encoding bifunctional 3,4-dihydroxy-2-butanone-4-phosphate synthase/GTP cyclohydrolase II, which gives rise to MTSATPLYDPYSYSYDGDSVEEFTLDPVGQAVADIAAGRPVIVVDDEDRENEGDLVIAAEKVTPEIVAFMMSECRGLVCAPMEAAELDRLRLPQMVEDNTESMKTAFTVSVDASGAHGVTTGISAADRATTLQLLASGTAGPADFVRPGHVFPLRARPGGVLERNGHTEAAVDLARLAGLRPAGAIVEIAGEDGRMLRLPELIPFARKHGLTIISIEDLIAHRRGTEPTVRREAETLLPTRHGTFTAHGYRSTVDGVEHVALVHGEIGTGEDVLVRVHSECLTGDVFGSLRCDCGPQLDSSLARIQEEGRGVVVYLRGHEGRGIGLLSKLRAYELQERGRDTLDANLELGLPADARDYGAGAQILADLGVRSVRLMTNNPDKADALERHGVRVAGREPMPVQAGEHNLRYLRTKRDRMGHDLPWLDTPATCPNQ
- a CDS encoding nicotinamide mononucleotide transporter family protein, with amino-acid sequence MNSLNTEAFTLFGQHILWSDMTGNILGLIGLVLGWRRSLWSWPVQFVSGLVLFAAFYGHLTGSAGKQAVVMVVALYGFWQWNRGRGGTGDGHISPRFATWRERAALIGAAAIGTVAVALLFTAFPELSWDPWPDAYIFVGTVVAMYAQAKGMVEFWFAWLLVDVVGVPLNFTNGYAFSGFVYVIYGALVLWGMRDWWLRSRKSTRPALEGAPA
- the hisG gene encoding ATP phosphoribosyltransferase encodes the protein MLRIAVPNKGSLSGPAADMLHEAGYRQRRETKELRVVDPGNEVELFYLRPRDIAIYVSSGRLDIGITGRDLLVDSGADAEEILALGFARSTFRYAGKPGTATGVEDLKGRTVATSYEGIVARHLADSGVDASVVHLDGAVETAIELGVAEVIADVVETGTSLRNAGLEVFGEPIMKSEAIVVRRTGADTEEPRVQQFLRRLQGVLVARTYVMMDYDCRVEQLEKAVALTPGLESPTVSPLHNEGWVAVRAMVPAKEAQRIMDDLYAIGARAILTTAIHACRL
- a CDS encoding PH domain-containing protein; its protein translation is MSDLPTLPSLPVTFRPGHTRAVLLTAAVAIFLTISAVALLLEGLGPGERMSFVVTGALIFWVLAQLARIKVVADESGVTVVNIASRRRLDWAEILQVNLRPGDPWVFLNLSDGTSLPALGIQPGIARQRAIADAKALRALAEARSAVRPGEDQG
- a CDS encoding riboflavin synthase: MFTGIVEELGEVTAVENLGDASRFRLRGPVVTDGARHGDSIAVNGVCLTVVDHEGDEFTADVMAETLKRSSLGALTTGSRVNLERPTAVGARLGGHIVQGHVDGTGEVLERTASEHWEIVKISLPAGLARYVVEKGSITVDGISLTVVDAGPGHFTVSLIPTTLALTTLGVKQPGDPVNLEVDVIAKYVERLLTVGRADGSGQEAGR
- the ribH gene encoding 6,7-dimethyl-8-ribityllumazine synthase, with product MSGKGAPELSVRNVGDLRVAVIAAQWHEKVMDGLVNGALRALGDLGIDEPTLIRVPGSFELPVAAKVLAARGYDAVVALGVVIRGGTPHFDYVCQGVTQGLTQVSVETGVPVGFGVLTCDTEEQALDRAGIEGSSEDKGHEAVIAAVSTAATLRSVSEPWH
- a CDS encoding ROK family transcriptional regulator, translating into MPASPSTARAINDRLALGLLQDQGPLTAGQLKQLTGLSRPTVADLVERLGAAGLITVVGESGAARRGPNARLYGIAADRAHLAALDVRTEGVVVLVADLVGRVLAEASVPIEGDTGTGPAVRRVVAAVAGAVGRAGVEGLHTAGIGAPGLIDPATGDLRDSAGLPAWHRSLSAALQERLPGARVTVENETNLAALAEQREGAARDRDTFVLLWLGHGTGAAVVLDGTLRRGASGGTGEIGFLPVPGTPTLPSATDCTGGFHTLAGAAAVVSLAGEHGLPTPTTPDGPGAAGVVRWAVERVTAAGESGGLGGPEQKGEPAREFAGAAEEGKPVTGFAGTAAEADACARFLSALADRLAIGAASVVAVLDPGCVVLGGEIGHAGGDVLAGLVAERLGAMSPLPTEVRVGALGGSAVLRGALLTARDQAQDELWSAPLRSPVPS
- a CDS encoding hemolysin family protein produces the protein MTTPLLLLAAAFVLILANGFFVAAEFGLVTVERPEAEKAAADGDKRARTVVEALKELSFQLSGTQLGITITSLVVGMLAEPALGRLLGAPFAALGLPDGIASGAAVLVGMLLASAIQMVIGELVPKNWAVSRPLQVARFVAGPQHRFSRLFRPVIAALNTVANRLVRALGVEPADELASARTPGELVSLARHSAQAGALEQDTADLFVRTLSLGELTAQHVMTPRVKVSALQDSATAEDVVNLTRATGLSRFPVYREKIDEIVGMAHLKDALAVPAHDRLRTPVGRIARPALLVPETLPVQPLLARLRSEQPIAVVVDEYGGTAGVVTLEDIVEELVGEVRDEHDAKDVPELAAAPPEDGRPAWDVAGSCRVDILQRIGLDVPEGPYETVAGLVADLLGRIPAPGDRAELPGWRLAVRQVGHYRAERVRLVRTAPAANIAEAAR